The proteins below come from a single Magallana gigas chromosome 10, xbMagGiga1.1, whole genome shotgun sequence genomic window:
- the LOC105320551 gene encoding uncharacterized protein isoform X2 codes for MVVERRLFLLVILLLSMNNYANAGKDKEYIQEISTGKEIVGDGNCFYRCLSVYLHGHQNEHSTIRENIIWYMSGGGCESEAENEERSRRYGRLMHNTRQSYEDYLRLHSNSGEWADEPIIQAAADLYGFNIYVSSYGNSGVSQLVRATSEQLQHDSSRLLHLRLENSHYTCIEHDCQTDSVPSGDFIEMPVVIDFGKQNGAERYEDSLDVLDYSKTVGLPKTVGDEKPSNAGIDPFNMEDLESKLPVTYPKKNERQIDYEDDIDYLDSSRSNILPETVGIEESREKNDENFDGFENLAKKKRISTVTEVRDRELENQKDEDLENKFCLIDTEEEEPIDLEDPPKDNEDHQLLPEYADVHSVQRQRASYRVVAKWTGGLWNCLQSA; via the exons ATGGTAGTTGAAAGACGACTCTTTTTATTAGTGATTCTTCTCCTTTCAATGAATAATTACGCTAATGCTGGAAAAGATAAAGAGTACATCCAGGAAATATCAACTGGGAAAG AGATTGTGGGAGATGGCAACTGTTTCTACAGGTGCTTGTCTGTTTATCTTCATGGACACCAAAATGAACACAGTACAATAAGGGAGAACATCATCTGGTATATGTCCGGTGGCGGTTGCGAGTCTGAGGCGGAAAATGAAGAAAGGTCACGTCGTTACGGTCGATTGATGCATAACACACGCCAAAGTTACGAGGATTACTTAag GCTCCACAGTAATAGTGGAGAGTGGGCTGATGAACCAATCATTCAAGCAGCTGCCGACTTGTATGGTTTCAATATTTACGTCAGTTCATATGGAAACTCTGGAGTCAGTCAACTCGTAAGGGCAACCTCTGAACAACTGCAACATGATAGCAGCAGACTGCTCCACTTAAGATTGGAGAATTCTCACTACACCTGCATCGAACATG ATTGTCAAACAGACTCTGTGCCTTCAGGTGACTTTATTGAGATGCCAGTCGTTATAGACTTTGGAAAGCAAAATGGAGCTGAGCGAT ATGAAGATAGCCTTGATGTTTTGGACTACAGCAAGACTGTTGGTCTTCCAAAGACTGTTGGAGATGAAAAACCAAGCAATGCAGGGATTGACCCATTCAACA TGGAAGATCTTGAAAGTAAGCTTCCTGTGACATATCCAAAGAAGAATGAACGCCAAATTGACT ATGAAGATGACATAGATTATTTGGACAGCAGCAGGAGTAATATTCTTCCAGAGACTGTTGGAATTGAGGAATCAAGGGAAAAGAATGACGAAAATTTTGACG GTTTTGAAAATCTAGCGAAGAAAAAGAGGATCAGTACTGTGACAGAAGTTCGAGACAGAGAGCTTGAGAatcaaaaag ATGAAGATCTTGAAAACAAGTTTTGTTTGATTGATACAGAAGAGGAGGAACCTATTGATT TGGAAGATCCTCCAAAAGACAATGAAGACCACCAGCTGCTCCCTGAATATGCTGACG
- the LOC105337529 gene encoding uncharacterized protein isoform X1 — MMAATSNKRSIDDLELEECCRAVKRMAIRRPPATLESVDGDKITTTAAKSKKKPWRLQMQPKDRAPQKKTTQQTCSPLQALEEQISVILKAIRNSCHNIEETKTKAQEVDSTPNQTKRGKPRMKGERKKPYKKSGGEDNKSKKPENDIPVTSLPVLVAPPSYNLLGSESTCPTTETKKIKCTKTMAAASGTADVAYLNNKNSDKNGHPTQKRKHHRQSAKSSVKKRRMVQDDTTVEELISTFAKLAL; from the exons ATGATGGCAGCAACATCGAATAAAAGG AGCATTGATGATTTAGAGTTAGAGGAGTGTTGCCGGGCCGTAAAGAGAATGGCGATTCGCCGGCCTCCTGCAACACTTGAGTCAGTGGATGGAGACaag ATCACGACAACTGCTGCTAAAAGCAAGAAAAAACCTTGGCGACTTCAG ATGCAACCAAAAGATAGAGCCCCACAGAAGAAGACAACTCAGCAAACTTGCTCCCCTTTACAG GCTTTGGAAGAGCAGATTTCGGTTATACTGAAAGCAATTAGAAACTCC TGTCATAACATCGAAGAAACTAAGACCAAGGCACAAGAGGTAGACTCTACACCTAACCAGACAAAGCGAGGAAAACCCCGCATGAAAGGAGAAAGGAAAAAGCCATATAAAAAATCCGGCGGAGAGGACAACAAAAGCAAGAAGCCCGAAAATGAC ATCCCCGTAACCTCTTTACCTGTCTTGGTGGCACCTCCCAGCTACAACTTGTTGGGAAGTGAGAGTACATGTCCCACCACCGAAACCAAAAAG ATAAAGTGTACAAAGACTATGGCCGCGGCCTCTGGGACTGCAGACGTGGCGTATCTAAACAACAAGAACTCCGATAAAAATGGGCAT CCCACTCAAAAACGTAAACATCACAGACAATCCGCCAAAAGTTCCGTCAAGAAGAGAAGAATGGTCCAAGACGACACAACTGTGGAAGAGCTCATTAGCACGTTTGCTAAATTGGCACTATGA
- the LOC105337529 gene encoding uncharacterized protein isoform X2: MMAATSNKRSIDDLELEECCRAVKRMAIRRPPATLESVDGDKITTTAAKSKKKPWRLQMQPKDRAPQKKTTQQTCSPLQCHNIEETKTKAQEVDSTPNQTKRGKPRMKGERKKPYKKSGGEDNKSKKPENDIPVTSLPVLVAPPSYNLLGSESTCPTTETKKIKCTKTMAAASGTADVAYLNNKNSDKNGHPTQKRKHHRQSAKSSVKKRRMVQDDTTVEELISTFAKLAL, translated from the exons ATGATGGCAGCAACATCGAATAAAAGG AGCATTGATGATTTAGAGTTAGAGGAGTGTTGCCGGGCCGTAAAGAGAATGGCGATTCGCCGGCCTCCTGCAACACTTGAGTCAGTGGATGGAGACaag ATCACGACAACTGCTGCTAAAAGCAAGAAAAAACCTTGGCGACTTCAG ATGCAACCAAAAGATAGAGCCCCACAGAAGAAGACAACTCAGCAAACTTGCTCCCCTTTACAG TGTCATAACATCGAAGAAACTAAGACCAAGGCACAAGAGGTAGACTCTACACCTAACCAGACAAAGCGAGGAAAACCCCGCATGAAAGGAGAAAGGAAAAAGCCATATAAAAAATCCGGCGGAGAGGACAACAAAAGCAAGAAGCCCGAAAATGAC ATCCCCGTAACCTCTTTACCTGTCTTGGTGGCACCTCCCAGCTACAACTTGTTGGGAAGTGAGAGTACATGTCCCACCACCGAAACCAAAAAG ATAAAGTGTACAAAGACTATGGCCGCGGCCTCTGGGACTGCAGACGTGGCGTATCTAAACAACAAGAACTCCGATAAAAATGGGCAT CCCACTCAAAAACGTAAACATCACAGACAATCCGCCAAAAGTTCCGTCAAGAAGAGAAGAATGGTCCAAGACGACACAACTGTGGAAGAGCTCATTAGCACGTTTGCTAAATTGGCACTATGA